One genomic segment of Hevea brasiliensis isolate MT/VB/25A 57/8 chromosome 3, ASM3005281v1, whole genome shotgun sequence includes these proteins:
- the LOC110654441 gene encoding uncharacterized protein LOC110654441, which translates to MAWWEGTNETRLLIAPSAIEDGLGHLLPLQHPKSGKTTCYLLINGVLQELHWFKQCYTSWFLGDYVCEDGRLYSATPVDPVFILLPIFEEATMKKGDDPGKFRQLDEIIFINGCPGYHHLMSIAENCMQIVCEVKEIGSSKFFRLDDSKVLSWLSCKVCQLKQALPSLDKNYAAQDEKSTLTDAVTILGEYLKDEPWLKLLCNHLKLNLLEAASKVPGTEICLTAAENNPASSNLIQEKGKTDSKSKRTGKQTKKAKVETESLNIRDMFSRASRRR; encoded by the exons ATGGCTTGGTGGGAAGGCACTAATGAAACTCGTCTTCTCATTGCACCTA GTGCAATTGAAGATGGTTTAGGTCATTTATTACCACTTCAACATCCAAAATCAG GAAAGACAACATGCTATCTTCTTATCAATGGAGTGCTCCAAGAACTTCACTGGTTCAAGCAATGTTACACCTCTTGGTTTCTGGGGGATTATGTTTGTGAAG ATGGGCGCCTATATTCTGCCACTCCAGTTGATCCGGTCTTCATTTTGTTGCCTATTTTTGAGGAAGCTACAATGAAG AAAGGGGATGATCCTGGGAAGTTCAGACAATTAGATGAGATAATCTTCATTAATGGCTGTCCTGGATATCATCATTTAATGTCCATTGCAGAGAATTGTATGCAAATAGTGTGCGAGGTCAAAG AAATTGGCTCTTCAAAGTTTTTCCGCCTTGATGATTCAAAGGTGTTATCATGGTTGTCTTGCAAG GTCTGCCAATTAAAACAGGCTCTACCCTCATTGGACAAAAACTATGCTGCTCAAGATGAAAAGAGTACAT TGACTGATGCTGTCACAATATTGGGGGAATACTTGAAGGATGAGCCCTGGTTGAAGCTTTTGTGTAATCATTTGAA ATTGAATTTACTGGAGGCAGCTAGTAAAGTACCAGGTACTGAAATTTGTTTGACGGCTGCTGAAAATAACCCAGCATCTTCTAATCTCATACAG GAAAAGGGAAAGACTGACAGTAAATCAAAGAGAACTGGGAAACAAACTAAGAAGGCTAAAGTGGAGACAGAATCACTGAACATAAGAGATATGTTCAGCAGAGCTTCCCGGAGAAGATGA